The Halovivax ruber XH-70 genome includes the window CGACCATCGAAGACGCCGGAATCGACGCCGAACGGACGATTCTGCTCGGGTTCTCCCAGGGTGCCTGTCTGGCGACGGAGTTCGGCGCGCGGACCGCCCGGTCCTACGGCGGCGTCGTGGCACTGAGCGGCGGGCTGATCGGCCCGGAGGGAACCACGTTCGAGTACGACGGCGACCTGTCCAGCACGCGAGCGTTCTTCGGCTGCGGCGATCAGGACCCACACATCCCCGTCGAACGGGTTCACGACACCACCGCTGCGTACGAGGACCTCGGTGCGACCGTGGACGAACGAATCTACGAGGGGATGGGCCACGGCGTCATCGAAGACGAGATGGACGCAGTCCGTGACCTCGTCGATGAGGTCGTCTCCCCCCGCTCGTGACTGACAGATCTGCCTTCGGGAACAGACGGCCTGCTTGGGACTGACCATCGGCCCGAGTCGAACGGGTTTAGCACCTCCACAGCGAACCGGAAGTCGTCAATGCGTCCCGCCCACCCGACCGAACGATCCGTCGGCATCGAGTACTACGTGAGCGACGGCGACGGCACCGGCGGTCGGCTCCGCGCACAGGACGACCACTTCCGCGTGCGTGAGCGCGAAC containing:
- a CDS encoding alpha/beta hydrolase, which gives rise to MTEDPHAETAVERRGPPLSDAAAAVLLVHGRGARARGMLDFASEIDQEGVAYLAPQAARGTWYPQSFMAPIDANEPHLTSALDKLDTVRSTIEDAGIDAERTILLGFSQGACLATEFGARTARSYGGVVALSGGLIGPEGTTFEYDGDLSSTRAFFGCGDQDPHIPVERVHDTTAAYEDLGATVDERIYEGMGHGVIEDEMDAVRDLVDEVVSPRS